The segment TTGCCTGCCGGAGGTAAATAAAACCGGATAGTCCAACAAAGAGGAACCGATAAATGATCTATAATATGAATATGAAAAAGTGGATTTTATCAATGGGAGTATTGTTTATGTTATACGGTTGTGGAAGTGTCCCATTAACCGGTCGTAAACAATTGTTGCTGGTAAGTGACCAAGAGGTTCTGTCCGCCAGTTTGACGCAGTATTCAGATTATATGAAGACTGCCAAAAAGTCAACTTCAACCAAGGATGCCAGTATGGTGACTCGTGTAGGGAAGAAGATTGCGGCAGCTACTGAAGCTTATCTGAAACAGAATGGTCTGGAGAGCGAAATCCAGAATTTCTCGTGGGAATTTAATCTGGTCAAAGATGATCAGGTAAATGCTTTCTGCATGCCGGGAGGAAAGATTGTTGTATATGAAGGATTGATGAATCTGGTATCGTCGGATGATGAACTGGCTGTTGTGATAGGACATGAAGTGGCTCATGCCGTGGCAAAACATAGCAATGAACGTATGAGTCAGCAGATTGTGGCACAGTATGGAAGTGCTATTCTTAGTGCGGCAGTGGCAAATAAGAGCGCGGCAGTGCAGCAGGTTGCCGGTACGGTTTACGGATTAGGAGCACAGTACGGTGTGATGTTACCTTTTTCAAGGAAACATGAAACGGAAGCCGATTATATGGGACTTGTCCTGATGACGATGGCTGGTTATAATCCGGATGTCGCGGTTGGCTTTTGGCAGAAAATGTCGGCGGGATCAAACGGTAAAGTGCCCGAGTTTATGAGTACGCATCCCAGCGATGCGACTCGAATCGCTGATATTGAGAAAGCCTTGCCAAGCATCAAGGCCCAATATGGCAAGAAATAAATGATGTATAAAATGTGGGAATAACCTGGTCAGACGGTTATTCCCATTTTTTTCATTAGGAAGCAAGCATTCATGTTCTGTGCGATTCCAGGCCGCATCCGGTACGAAAAGCTGAGTTCTTCATTTTGGATGTCAGCTTCAAAACAGAAATTCTTGATTTGTTCGGGAAACTCTTGCTCCAAAGTTCCCAATACCAGGTCGTGCGTAGCAATGATGCCGCAACTCTGGTTGGCTATCAGTTGTTTCATTAAGGCTAATGATCCTTTTTGCTTGTCAATGGAATTGGTTCCTTTAAGGATTTCATCCAATATAATAAATAGCTTTTCTCCTGATTGCAAACGGTCGATAATCATTTTCAGCCGTTTTAATTCCGCAAAGAAATAGGATTCGTTTTCAGACAGCGAGTCTGAAGTCCGTAAGCTGGTTACCAGATGGGCAGGATAAACTACCAGTTTCTCCGCACAGACAGGCAAACCCGTACATGCCAGTAAATAATTGACACCGATGGTCCGCAGATAGGTACTTTTTCCAGCCATGTTGGCTCCGGTAATAATCAGGAACCAGGGCTTCCGGGGTATATCAATATCATTGGTTACGCAGATATCCGCTTTCATTAGCGGATGCCCGAGTCCTTTCCCTTGCATCTGGAAATATGTATCCGCTATTTCTGGATAAACATATTTCGGATGGTTGAAGGCAAAGTTACCTAAGGAATAGAACGCGTCGAAGGTTCCCAGCGTTTCTATCCAAGATAACATATCGGATTGATGCCGCTCTCTCCATCTTTCCAGAGCGATGGCGTGGCGAATGTCGCGTAAACAAAATAGATTCAATAGAACACCGGCCAGACTAAAGCGCTGGTTCAATGCTCCGATGTGGTGCGATAGTTGTTTCAAGGATACGGAAGCTGATTGGTTGTTACGTTGGAAACACTGTTTTAGCTGCCGTAATAAAGACGAGGAAAAATCTCTTTCTTCAATGCACTTGATCAGATTCGCATATCCATTGAATATAAGT is part of the Parabacteroides sp. AD58 genome and harbors:
- a CDS encoding MutS-related protein — encoded protein: MENLSTYYQELIHTLTIEKNQLNRTIHIIGTIRLLLVIGALLLLYLFYHEGWQIIVGIILLFGLPFIGLMIFHNRLFFKRKYIDTRCELVSNELKGLDLDYQAFDGGSEFIEGGHSFALDLDLFGNKSLFQAINRTVTVEGKKRLATWLKQPLDQKNDIYQRQEAIQELAKQPEQFQHFYTNGKMAQEESNSLHKMKDLSQETSFFSQSTFWRIMIWVIPIGWILLVIGHVVAGIAEKWFGIYIAFCLVVGYWRAKEVNRLYQSVDKMELIFNGYANLIKCIEERDFSSSLLRQLKQCFQRNNQSASVSLKQLSHHIGALNQRFSLAGVLLNLFCLRDIRHAIALERWRERHQSDMLSWIETLGTFDAFYSLGNFAFNHPKYVYPEIADTYFQMQGKGLGHPLMKADICVTNDIDIPRKPWFLIITGANMAGKSTYLRTIGVNYLLACTGLPVCAEKLVVYPAHLVTSLRTSDSLSENESYFFAELKRLKMIIDRLQSGEKLFIILDEILKGTNSIDKQKGSLALMKQLIANQSCGIIATHDLVLGTLEQEFPEQIKNFCFEADIQNEELSFSYRMRPGIAQNMNACFLMKKMGITV
- a CDS encoding M48 family metallopeptidase; this encodes MKKWILSMGVLFMLYGCGSVPLTGRKQLLLVSDQEVLSASLTQYSDYMKTAKKSTSTKDASMVTRVGKKIAAATEAYLKQNGLESEIQNFSWEFNLVKDDQVNAFCMPGGKIVVYEGLMNLVSSDDELAVVIGHEVAHAVAKHSNERMSQQIVAQYGSAILSAAVANKSAAVQQVAGTVYGLGAQYGVMLPFSRKHETEADYMGLVLMTMAGYNPDVAVGFWQKMSAGSNGKVPEFMSTHPSDATRIADIEKALPSIKAQYGKK